Proteins encoded by one window of Fervidobacterium sp.:
- the aglA gene encoding alpha-glucosidase AglA: protein MDNLKIGIVGAGSAVFSMRIISDLCKIQKLNGSHVVLMDIDENRLRNVYILANELSRVFEANLKIETTKELSKAIEGADFVINTAMAGGHSYLDKVREIGEKHGYYRGIDAQNYNFVSDYLNLTNWNQFSLFLKIARTIEKLSPNAWYLQAANPVLEGTTLVSTQTSVKMVGFCHGHYSVENIAELIGIKEYEWQVAGVNHGIWLTKFTTKDGKDLYPEIEKNRNKAKHKPSTPFEDQLAPVAWDMYEFYGLFPIGDTVRNSTWKYHRNLETKIKWYGEPWGGADSELGWKWYVTQLNAVVDIISQFARAIEDGVKFENIKNSVNNIPGLSEEWKSMVDELLDSSKLSGEQHVPFIDSIVNGTRRRFVVNVLNKGKIKGIDDDIAVEICAWINGEKFEYEKTELPERVINWYIKPRTLLAKQALEAFLNQDTRLIADILERDWRTKNSEQVKKLIDELYPFVLQEMKKITENE from the coding sequence GTGGACAATTTAAAGATAGGAATAGTTGGTGCTGGTAGTGCAGTTTTTTCTATGAGAATCATCTCAGACTTATGCAAAATCCAGAAACTTAATGGCTCACACGTTGTATTAATGGATATCGATGAAAATAGGTTAAGAAATGTTTATATCCTTGCTAATGAACTCTCAAGGGTTTTCGAAGCAAATTTGAAAATAGAAACAACAAAAGAATTAAGCAAAGCAATTGAAGGTGCTGATTTTGTAATTAACACTGCTATGGCAGGCGGACACAGCTACCTTGATAAAGTAAGAGAAATCGGTGAAAAACACGGTTACTACAGGGGTATAGACGCCCAGAATTACAATTTTGTATCAGACTATCTTAATTTAACAAACTGGAATCAATTTTCATTATTTTTGAAGATTGCGAGAACTATTGAAAAACTTTCACCAAATGCGTGGTATCTCCAAGCGGCGAATCCTGTACTCGAGGGAACAACTCTTGTATCAACACAAACTTCTGTGAAAATGGTAGGTTTTTGCCACGGACACTATAGCGTTGAAAACATTGCAGAGCTTATAGGTATTAAAGAATATGAATGGCAAGTAGCAGGTGTAAACCATGGAATTTGGCTTACAAAATTCACAACAAAGGATGGTAAAGATCTTTATCCGGAGATCGAAAAAAATAGAAACAAAGCAAAACACAAGCCATCAACACCTTTCGAAGATCAGCTTGCTCCTGTGGCGTGGGACATGTATGAATTCTATGGTCTATTCCCTATAGGTGATACAGTGAGAAACTCTACATGGAAATATCACAGAAACCTCGAAACGAAAATAAAATGGTATGGTGAACCCTGGGGAGGAGCGGACTCAGAACTTGGTTGGAAATGGTATGTCACACAATTAAATGCTGTTGTAGATATAATCTCACAATTTGCCCGAGCCATAGAAGATGGAGTAAAATTCGAAAACATAAAAAATTCAGTAAATAATATTCCAGGGTTGAGCGAAGAGTGGAAAAGTATGGTTGATGAATTACTTGATAGTAGTAAATTAAGTGGTGAGCAACACGTACCTTTTATAGATAGTATAGTTAATGGAACAAGAAGAAGATTTGTCGTTAATGTTCTAAACAAAGGGAAAATAAAAGGTATTGATGATGATATTGCAGTAGAAATATGCGCTTGGATAAATGGCGAAAAATTTGAATATGAAAAAACAGAACTTCCTGAAAGAGTTATCAATTGGTATATAAAACCTCGCACTTTACTTGCTAAACAAGCACTTGAAGCATTCTTAAATCAAGATACAAGATTAATTGCCGATATACTTGAACGTGACTGGAGAACAAAGAACTCAGAACAAGTTAAAAAACTAATAGATGAACTATATCCATTTGTTTTACAAGAAATGAAGAAGATAACAGAAAACGAATAA